The Agromyces marinus genome window below encodes:
- the thrS gene encoding threonine--tRNA ligase, which produces MRVNGELKDLATTVTGTDVVEPVTIDSPDGLAILRHSTAHVLAQAVQKINPEARLGIGPPVTDGFYYDFDVAEPFTPEDLKVLDKEMARIIRSGQRFVRRVTSDDEARVELADEPYKLELIGLKGSAASGDDNENVEVGGGELTIYDNVDPKTGEVAWKDLCRGPHLPSTRMIGNGWALMRVAAAYWRGSEKNPQLQRIYGTAWPTKDELRAYQHRLEEAQRRDHRKLGAELDLFSFPDEIGSGLPVFHPKGGVIKREMEDYVRRRHIEEGFQYVSTPHITKAHVFELSGHLPYYKDTMFPPMELENSEYYLKAMNCPMQNLIYRSRGRSYRELPLRFFEFGTVYRYEKSGVVQGLTRVRGLTQDDSHSYVTPEQAPAEIEHLLNFVLGLLRDFGLDDYYLELSTRDADSEKFKGTDEQWEAATNVLREVAEASGLELVMDPGGAAFYGPKISVQARDAIGRTWQMSTIQYDFNQPEGFGLEYTAADGTHQRPVMIHSAKFGSIERFFGVLTEHYAGAFPLWLAPVQVVGIPVADEYAPYLGGILTQLSGAGVRTELDTSDDRMQKKIRTHTTQKVPIQLIAGENDRAGETVSFRFRDGTQENGVPIADAEQRILEAIGDRRQITTRDDLFA; this is translated from the coding sequence ATGCGCGTCAACGGCGAGCTGAAAGACCTCGCGACGACGGTGACGGGCACCGACGTCGTCGAGCCGGTCACGATCGACTCGCCCGACGGGCTTGCGATCCTGCGCCACTCGACTGCCCACGTGCTCGCCCAGGCCGTGCAGAAGATCAACCCCGAGGCCAGGCTCGGCATCGGCCCGCCCGTGACGGACGGGTTCTACTACGACTTCGACGTGGCCGAACCGTTCACCCCCGAAGACCTCAAGGTCCTCGACAAGGAGATGGCCCGCATCATCCGTTCGGGCCAGCGATTCGTGCGCCGGGTCACGAGCGACGACGAGGCCCGCGTCGAACTGGCCGACGAGCCGTACAAGCTCGAGCTCATCGGGCTCAAGGGCTCGGCGGCGTCCGGCGACGACAACGAGAACGTCGAGGTCGGCGGCGGCGAACTGACGATCTACGACAACGTCGACCCCAAGACCGGCGAGGTCGCCTGGAAGGACCTCTGCCGCGGCCCGCACCTGCCCAGCACCCGCATGATCGGCAACGGCTGGGCGCTCATGCGCGTCGCCGCGGCGTACTGGCGCGGCTCCGAGAAGAACCCGCAGCTGCAGCGCATCTACGGCACCGCGTGGCCCACCAAAGACGAACTTCGCGCCTACCAGCACCGCCTCGAGGAGGCGCAGCGCCGCGACCACCGCAAGCTCGGCGCCGAGCTCGACCTGTTCAGCTTCCCCGACGAGATCGGCTCTGGCCTCCCGGTGTTCCACCCCAAGGGCGGTGTGATCAAGCGCGAGATGGAGGACTACGTCCGCCGGCGCCACATCGAAGAGGGCTTCCAGTACGTCTCCACGCCGCACATCACGAAGGCGCACGTCTTCGAGCTGTCCGGCCACCTGCCGTACTACAAGGACACCATGTTCCCGCCGATGGAGCTCGAGAACAGCGAGTACTACCTCAAGGCGATGAACTGCCCGATGCAGAACCTCATCTACCGTTCCCGCGGGCGTTCATACCGCGAGCTGCCGTTGCGGTTCTTCGAGTTCGGCACCGTGTACCGCTACGAGAAGTCCGGTGTGGTGCAGGGCCTCACCCGCGTGCGGGGCCTGACCCAGGACGACTCGCACAGCTACGTCACGCCCGAGCAGGCGCCCGCCGAGATCGAGCACCTCCTGAACTTCGTGCTCGGACTCCTGCGCGACTTCGGTCTCGACGACTACTACCTCGAGCTGTCGACGCGTGACGCCGACTCCGAGAAGTTCAAGGGCACCGACGAGCAGTGGGAGGCCGCGACGAACGTGCTGCGCGAGGTCGCCGAGGCCTCCGGGCTCGAGCTCGTGATGGACCCGGGCGGGGCGGCGTTCTACGGCCCGAAGATCTCGGTGCAGGCGCGCGACGCGATCGGCCGCACCTGGCAGATGTCGACCATCCAGTACGACTTCAACCAGCCCGAGGGGTTCGGGCTCGAGTACACGGCGGCCGACGGCACGCACCAGCGGCCGGTCATGATCCACTCGGCGAAGTTCGGGTCGATCGAACGGTTCTTCGGCGTGCTCACCGAGCACTACGCCGGGGCGTTCCCGCTGTGGCTCGCGCCCGTGCAGGTCGTCGGCATCCCCGTCGCCGACGAGTACGCGCCCTACCTCGGCGGCATCCTCACCCAGCTCTCCGGTGCCGGGGTTCGCACCGAGCTCGACACGAGCGACGACCGCATGCAGAAGAAGATCCGCACCCACACCACGCAGAAGGTGCCGATCCAGCTCATCGCGGGTGAGAACGACCGCGCGGGCGAGACCGTGAGCTTCCGCTTCCGCGACGGCACGCAGGAGAACGGCGTGCCGATCGCCGATGCCGAGCAGCGGATCCTCGAGGCGATCGGCGACCGTCGCCAGATCACCACCCGGGACGACCTCTTCGCATGA
- a CDS encoding aminotransferase class I/II-fold pyridoxal phosphate-dependent enzyme: MTLQITGRSASDIAASVRALIERGALGPGDPLPSVRALADDLGVNRNTAVAAYGQLTAAGIVVTKGRGGTHVADRAAVAQEGFAADSVLRDVATGNPDPDRIPDPVAALARMAGRPVLYGEPVIDPGLERWARAWMSEGLAPRDIRLTITSGAGDAVERLLAQALVRDDAVALEDPCFLTSIHTVRVGGYRAVPVPVDDEGMTVEGLRTALEQGVRAVVCTPRAQNPTGASLTEQRAAELREVLRAHPYVLVIEDDHFSMLSRSPFRSIIGPDHRRWALVRSVSKFLGPDMCLAVTASDPDTADRLAMRLTPGTTWVSHLLQRLTLALVTDPEVASRIEAAGAHYAARNDAFAARLTALGVPAAAGDGLNLWVALPVPARDVSEQLMRRGWLARAGDEFALADAPAARRLRLTVHDLADADADRLAADIASAVRAAGGRLVPAGNGMIDG; this comes from the coding sequence ATGACCCTCCAGATCACCGGCCGATCGGCGTCCGACATCGCCGCAAGCGTGCGCGCGCTCATCGAGCGCGGCGCGCTCGGCCCCGGCGACCCGCTCCCCTCGGTGCGCGCGCTCGCCGACGACCTCGGCGTCAACCGCAACACGGCCGTCGCCGCCTACGGGCAACTCACCGCGGCGGGCATCGTCGTCACGAAGGGCCGGGGCGGCACCCACGTCGCCGACCGGGCCGCCGTCGCCCAGGAGGGGTTCGCCGCCGACAGCGTGCTCCGCGACGTCGCGACCGGGAACCCCGACCCCGACCGCATCCCGGACCCCGTCGCAGCGCTCGCCCGCATGGCCGGCCGGCCCGTGCTCTACGGCGAACCCGTGATCGACCCCGGACTCGAGCGGTGGGCCCGGGCGTGGATGTCCGAGGGACTCGCCCCCCGCGACATCCGCCTCACCATCACCAGCGGGGCCGGCGACGCCGTCGAACGGCTGCTCGCCCAGGCGCTCGTGCGCGACGACGCCGTCGCGCTCGAGGACCCGTGCTTCCTCACGAGCATCCACACGGTGCGCGTGGGCGGGTATCGGGCCGTCCCCGTCCCGGTCGACGACGAGGGCATGACCGTCGAGGGCCTCCGCACCGCGCTCGAACAGGGCGTGCGCGCAGTGGTGTGCACCCCGCGCGCGCAGAACCCGACCGGCGCGAGCCTGACCGAGCAGCGCGCGGCCGAGCTGCGCGAGGTGCTCCGCGCACACCCCTACGTGCTCGTCATCGAGGACGACCACTTCTCGATGCTCTCTCGCAGCCCGTTCCGCTCGATCATCGGCCCCGACCACCGGCGCTGGGCGCTCGTGCGTTCGGTGTCGAAGTTCCTCGGGCCCGACATGTGCCTGGCCGTCACCGCATCCGACCCCGACACGGCCGACCGGCTCGCGATGCGCCTCACGCCCGGCACGACCTGGGTGAGCCACCTCCTGCAGCGGCTCACGCTCGCGCTCGTGACCGACCCCGAGGTCGCGTCGCGCATCGAGGCCGCGGGCGCACACTACGCCGCCCGCAACGACGCGTTCGCCGCGCGCCTGACCGCGCTCGGCGTGCCGGCCGCAGCCGGCGACGGGCTCAACCTCTGGGTCGCGCTGCCCGTGCCCGCCCGCGACGTCTCGGAGCAGCTCATGCGACGCGGCTGGCTCGCCCGTGCCGGCGACGAGTTCGCGCTCGCCGACGCACCGGCCGCACGGCGACTGCGGCTCACCGTCCACGACCTCGCCGACGCCGACGCAGATCGGCTCGCGGCCGACATCGCGTCGGCCGTGCGCGCCGCGGGTGGACGGCTCGTCCCGGCCGGGAATGGCATGATCGACGGGTGA
- a CDS encoding ammonium transporter: MDTGSIAWAITATALVLFMTPGVAFFYGGLVKAKSVVSMMMMSFGAMGLISVLWVLYGFNMSAVGGTWDFAGNPFSDFALGSLATGETANTDLIGVAFGATFAIITVALISGAIADRAKFGAWMIFAGVWATLVYFPVAAWVWGGGWILGLGESLGLPGVIDYAGGTAVHINAGAAALALALVLGKRVGFQKGMDKPHNVPLTLLGAAVLWFGWFGFNAGAEFLNGLEGAGLIVLNTLGATAAAILGWLVVEKFKDGKPTSVGAASGAVAGLVAITPACANLEPGWALLLGAVAGAVCALAIELKFKLGFDDSLDVVGIHLVGGLIGTLYLGFFAIGTGLFTGGDLGQLAVQTIAAVGVLVYSFVVAFVLGLAIEKTIGFRVKNEDELAGIDTVVHGEEGYKLEVV; this comes from the coding sequence ATGGATACGGGAAGCATTGCGTGGGCCATCACGGCGACCGCGCTCGTGCTGTTCATGACGCCGGGCGTGGCGTTCTTCTACGGCGGTCTGGTGAAGGCCAAGAGCGTCGTCAGCATGATGATGATGAGCTTCGGCGCGATGGGGCTGATCAGCGTCCTCTGGGTGCTGTACGGCTTCAACATGAGCGCCGTCGGCGGCACCTGGGACTTCGCAGGCAACCCGTTCTCGGACTTCGCGCTCGGTTCGCTCGCGACCGGCGAGACCGCGAACACCGACCTGATCGGCGTCGCCTTCGGCGCGACGTTCGCGATCATCACGGTCGCGCTGATCTCGGGCGCGATCGCCGACCGCGCCAAGTTCGGCGCGTGGATGATCTTCGCCGGCGTCTGGGCGACGCTGGTGTACTTCCCGGTCGCGGCGTGGGTCTGGGGCGGAGGATGGATCCTGGGCCTCGGTGAGTCGCTCGGGCTTCCGGGCGTCATCGACTACGCGGGCGGCACCGCCGTCCACATCAACGCCGGCGCGGCGGCCCTCGCCCTGGCGCTCGTGCTCGGCAAGCGCGTCGGGTTCCAGAAGGGCATGGACAAGCCCCACAACGTGCCCCTCACGCTGCTCGGCGCCGCGGTGCTGTGGTTCGGCTGGTTCGGCTTCAACGCCGGCGCGGAGTTCCTCAACGGACTCGAGGGTGCGGGCCTCATCGTCCTCAACACGCTCGGCGCGACCGCTGCGGCGATCCTCGGCTGGCTCGTCGTGGAGAAGTTCAAGGACGGCAAGCCGACGTCGGTCGGCGCGGCATCGGGCGCCGTCGCGGGCCTGGTCGCGATCACCCCGGCGTGCGCCAACCTCGAGCCCGGCTGGGCGCTCCTGCTGGGTGCGGTCGCCGGCGCCGTCTGCGCCCTCGCGATCGAGCTGAAGTTCAAGCTCGGCTTCGACGACTCGCTCGACGTCGTCGGCATCCACCTCGTCGGCGGCCTGATCGGCACGCTGTACCTCGGCTTCTTCGCGATCGGCACGGGCCTGTTCACCGGCGGCGACCTCGGCCAGCTGGCGGTCCAGACCATCGCCGCGGTCGGCGTGCTCGTGTACTCCTTCGTGGTCGCGTTCGTGCTGGGCCTCGCGATCGAGAAGACCATCGGCTTCCGCGTCAAGAACGAGGACGAGCTCGCGGGCATCGACACCGTCGTGCACGGCGAGGAGGGCTACAAGCTCGAGGTCGTCTGA
- the pdxT gene encoding pyridoxal 5'-phosphate synthase glutaminase subunit PdxT: MVTLRTESLGASDAAGPTVGVLALQGDFREHARVLAGLGARIVLVRRPEEVDAIDGLVIPGGESTVMDKLSRAFGVADPLRRRIAEGLPVYGTCAGLIMLADTLHDAIDGQQTFGGLDIVVRRNAFGSQNQSFEVDLDVPVLGEPPVRAAFIRGPVVESVGPRARPLAALADGRVVAVEQDGLIGTSFHPEILGDHRFHEYFLGKVRARIA, from the coding sequence ATGGTGACCCTCCGCACCGAGTCGTTGGGGGCGAGCGACGCTGCCGGGCCCACCGTCGGCGTCCTCGCCCTGCAGGGCGACTTCCGTGAGCACGCGCGCGTGCTCGCCGGACTCGGGGCGCGCATCGTGCTCGTGCGACGACCCGAGGAGGTCGACGCCATCGACGGCCTCGTGATCCCCGGCGGGGAGTCGACCGTCATGGACAAGCTCTCGCGCGCGTTCGGCGTCGCCGACCCGCTGCGGCGCCGCATCGCGGAGGGGCTTCCCGTCTACGGGACGTGCGCGGGCCTGATCATGCTCGCCGACACGCTGCACGACGCGATCGACGGGCAGCAGACCTTCGGCGGCCTCGACATCGTCGTGCGCCGCAACGCGTTCGGATCGCAGAACCAGTCGTTCGAGGTCGACCTCGACGTTCCCGTGCTGGGGGAGCCCCCGGTGCGAGCGGCCTTCATCCGCGGCCCCGTCGTCGAGTCCGTGGGTCCGCGTGCGAGACCGCTCGCGGCGCTGGCCGACGGGCGCGTCGTCGCGGTCGAGCAGGACGGCCTCATCGGAACGAGCTTCCACCCGGAGATCCTCGGGGACCACCGGTTCCACGAGTACTTCCTCGGGAAGGTCCGGGCCCGCATCGCCTGA
- the pdxY gene encoding pyridoxal kinase PdxY has product MKVLSIQSAVAYGHVGNSAAVFPLQRIGVEVMPVYTVNFSNHTGYGAWRGPLIAPADVAEVISGIEDRGAFPTIDVILSGYQGSEGIADVILDAVARIKAANPAAIYSCDPVMGNAKSGCFVAPAIPVLLRDRVVPAADLITPNQFELGYLTGTEPASLESTLESVDLARASGPRTVLVTSVERPDREEGTIEMLAVDDRGAWIVQTPLLPMKANGSGDVTAALFTAHYRRTGDAAGALAKTASSVFDLLTNTHESGERELRLVESQESYANPAMQFEVRQVR; this is encoded by the coding sequence GTGAAGGTCCTCTCGATCCAGTCCGCCGTCGCGTACGGCCACGTCGGCAACTCCGCGGCCGTGTTCCCCCTCCAGCGCATCGGCGTCGAGGTCATGCCGGTGTACACGGTGAACTTCTCCAACCACACCGGGTACGGCGCGTGGCGCGGCCCGCTCATCGCGCCCGCCGACGTCGCCGAGGTGATCTCCGGCATCGAGGATCGCGGCGCGTTCCCGACGATCGACGTGATCCTCTCCGGCTACCAGGGCAGCGAGGGCATCGCCGACGTCATCCTCGACGCGGTCGCCCGAATCAAGGCCGCGAACCCCGCCGCGATCTACTCGTGCGACCCGGTCATGGGCAATGCGAAGAGCGGATGCTTCGTGGCGCCGGCCATCCCGGTCCTCCTCCGCGACCGCGTGGTCCCGGCCGCCGACCTCATCACGCCGAACCAGTTCGAGCTCGGCTACCTCACTGGCACCGAGCCGGCCTCGCTCGAGTCGACGCTCGAGTCGGTCGACCTCGCCCGCGCCTCCGGGCCGCGGACGGTACTCGTCACGAGCGTCGAGCGCCCCGACCGCGAGGAGGGCACGATCGAGATGCTCGCCGTCGACGACCGCGGCGCCTGGATCGTGCAGACTCCCCTGCTGCCGATGAAGGCGAACGGCTCAGGGGATGTCACGGCCGCCCTGTTCACGGCCCACTACCGCCGAACCGGCGACGCGGCCGGCGCGCTTGCGAAGACGGCGTCGAGCGTGTTCGACCTGCTGACGAACACCCACGAGTCGGGCGAACGCGAACTGCGGCTCGTCGAGTCGCAGGAGTCGTACGCGAACCCCGCGATGCAGTTCGAGGTCCGTCAGGTCCGCTGA
- a CDS encoding hemerythrin domain-containing protein yields the protein MTTRLPSTSGALPEGETPGCDVSDIYLVHRIFRWGFREFPTIVRGVDDGDVERAATVSGAVELLTLGLHVHHEGEDALLWDPIEARRPACAVTVELMREQHARIATMLDRVPGLAAEWREGATTDAAANLAAALDEIGHTLGVHLGREESDIVPVAAEVMSQREWDALGEHGREDFPKEEMPIQLGLMIEAVPEAERAAWFKRSFPAPIRLLWALLMRRKYVAWQHAVFPEGMPALV from the coding sequence ATGACCACACGACTGCCGAGCACGTCGGGCGCGCTGCCCGAGGGAGAGACCCCGGGCTGCGACGTCTCGGACATCTACCTCGTCCATCGGATCTTCCGGTGGGGGTTCCGCGAGTTCCCGACGATCGTCCGCGGCGTCGACGACGGCGACGTCGAGCGCGCCGCGACCGTGTCGGGGGCGGTGGAACTGCTCACGCTCGGGCTGCACGTCCACCACGAGGGCGAGGACGCCCTGCTCTGGGACCCGATCGAGGCCCGCAGGCCCGCGTGCGCGGTCACCGTCGAACTCATGCGCGAGCAGCACGCCCGCATCGCGACGATGCTCGACCGGGTGCCGGGTCTGGCCGCCGAGTGGCGCGAGGGTGCGACGACGGATGCCGCGGCGAACCTGGCCGCGGCACTCGACGAGATCGGGCACACGCTCGGCGTGCACCTCGGGCGCGAGGAGTCGGACATCGTCCCGGTCGCGGCCGAGGTGATGAGCCAGCGCGAGTGGGATGCGCTCGGCGAGCACGGCCGCGAGGACTTCCCCAAGGAGGAGATGCCGATCCAGCTCGGCCTCATGATCGAGGCGGTGCCCGAGGCCGAACGCGCCGCATGGTTCAAGCGGAGCTTTCCCGCGCCGATCCGGTTGCTCTGGGCGCTGCTCATGCGTCGCAAGTACGTCGCGTGGCAGCACGCGGTGTTCCCCGAGGGGATGCCGGCGCTCGTGTGA
- the pdxS gene encoding pyridoxal 5'-phosphate synthase lyase subunit PdxS, with translation MSSAEIGSSRVKRGLAEMLKGGVIMDVVTPEQARIAEDAGAVAVMALERVPADIRAQGGVARMSDPDLIEAIIAEVSIPVMAKARIGHFVEAQVLQALEVDYIDESEVLSPADYVNHIDKWGFTTPFVCGATDLGEALRRINEGAAMIRSKGEAGTGDVSEATKHIRKITSEINQLKSMTRDELYVAAKELQAPYDLVLEVAETGKLPVVLFTAGGVATPADAAMMMQLGADGVFVGSGIFKSGNPEQRAAAIVKATTFHDDPKVVAEVSRGLGEAMVGINVGDLPAPHRLAERGW, from the coding sequence ATGAGCTCTGCCGAGATCGGTTCCAGCCGCGTCAAGCGCGGCCTCGCCGAAATGCTGAAGGGCGGCGTCATCATGGACGTCGTCACGCCCGAGCAGGCCCGCATCGCCGAGGACGCCGGCGCGGTCGCCGTCATGGCGCTCGAGCGCGTCCCCGCCGACATCCGCGCCCAGGGCGGCGTCGCGCGCATGAGCGACCCCGACCTGATCGAGGCGATCATCGCCGAGGTCTCGATCCCGGTCATGGCCAAGGCCCGCATCGGCCACTTCGTCGAGGCCCAGGTGCTCCAGGCGCTCGAGGTCGACTACATCGACGAGTCCGAGGTGCTCTCGCCGGCCGACTACGTCAACCACATCGACAAGTGGGGCTTCACGACGCCCTTCGTCTGCGGTGCGACCGACCTCGGCGAGGCGCTGCGTCGCATCAACGAGGGTGCCGCGATGATCCGCTCCAAGGGCGAGGCCGGCACGGGCGACGTCTCCGAGGCGACAAAGCACATCCGCAAGATCACCTCCGAGATCAACCAGCTGAAGTCGATGACGCGCGACGAGCTCTACGTCGCCGCGAAGGAACTCCAGGCGCCCTACGACCTCGTGCTCGAGGTCGCAGAGACCGGCAAGCTCCCCGTCGTGCTCTTCACGGCCGGCGGCGTGGCCACCCCGGCGGATGCCGCGATGATGATGCAGCTCGGAGCCGACGGCGTCTTCGTCGGATCGGGCATCTTCAAGTCGGGCAACCCCGAGCAGCGCGCGGCCGCGATCGTCAAGGCCACCACCTTCCACGACGACCCGAAGGTCGTCGCCGAGGTCTCGCGCGGGCTCGGCGAGGCCATGGTCGGCATCAACGTCGGCGACCTGCCCGCGCCGCACCGCCTCGCCGAGCGCGGATGGTGA
- a CDS encoding HIT family protein: MTAYQPDEFDGVQTDAAADLAGVPDAFQRLWTPHRLVYIQHGQQPDEHSCPFCRAPELDDEQSLIVARGEHAYVLLNLYPYNSGHLLVCPYRHIATYDEASAEEVAEIGELTQIAMRTVKQVSRCDGFNIGMNQGRIAGAGIAEHLHQHIVPRWALDSNFFPIIAGTKALPRLLGEVRDEIAGAWPR; encoded by the coding sequence ATGACCGCGTACCAGCCCGACGAGTTCGACGGCGTGCAGACGGATGCCGCGGCCGACCTCGCCGGAGTCCCGGACGCCTTCCAGCGGCTCTGGACCCCGCACCGCCTGGTCTACATCCAGCACGGGCAGCAGCCCGACGAGCACTCGTGCCCGTTCTGTCGTGCGCCCGAACTCGACGACGAGCAGTCGCTCATCGTCGCTCGCGGCGAGCACGCGTACGTGCTGCTGAACCTGTACCCGTACAACAGCGGTCACCTGCTCGTGTGCCCGTACCGGCACATCGCGACCTACGACGAGGCGAGCGCAGAGGAGGTCGCCGAGATCGGCGAGCTCACGCAGATCGCGATGCGCACCGTCAAGCAGGTCTCGCGCTGCGACGGGTTCAACATCGGCATGAACCAGGGCCGGATCGCCGGTGCCGGCATCGCCGAGCACCTGCACCAGCACATCGTGCCGCGGTGGGCGCTCGACTCGAACTTCTTCCCGATCATCGCCGGCACGAAGGCGCTGCCGCGCCTGCTCGGCGAGGTGCGGGACGAGATCGCTGGGGCCTGGCCGCGCTGA
- a CDS encoding YebC/PmpR family DNA-binding transcriptional regulator has protein sequence MSGHSKWATTKHKKAVIDARRAKSFAKLIKNIEVAAKLGGADLNGNPTLYDAVQKAKKTSVPNDNIDRAIKRGAGIGGEAVEYQNITYEAYGPNGVALMIEVLTDNKNRAAAEVRTGLSRNGGTLADPGSVAYNFTRKGVIVVTGDGTTEDDVMMAALEAGAEEVEPHAQGFEVVTDASALVEVRKALQEAGLDYESADIEFVPNLKVEIDADTAKKVFRLIDALEDSDDVQNVYSNFDLTAEVQAELEADSE, from the coding sequence ATGTCCGGGCATTCCAAGTGGGCGACGACCAAGCACAAGAAGGCCGTCATCGACGCGCGGCGCGCGAAGTCGTTCGCCAAGCTCATCAAGAACATCGAGGTCGCGGCCAAGCTCGGCGGCGCCGACCTGAACGGCAACCCCACGCTGTACGACGCCGTGCAGAAGGCCAAGAAGACCTCCGTCCCGAACGACAACATCGACCGGGCGATCAAGCGCGGGGCGGGCATCGGCGGCGAGGCCGTCGAGTACCAGAACATCACCTACGAGGCGTACGGCCCGAACGGCGTCGCACTCATGATCGAGGTGCTCACCGACAACAAGAACCGCGCGGCCGCCGAGGTGCGCACCGGTCTCAGCCGCAACGGCGGCACGCTCGCCGACCCGGGTTCGGTCGCCTACAACTTCACGCGCAAGGGCGTCATCGTCGTCACGGGCGACGGCACGACCGAGGACGACGTCATGATGGCCGCCCTCGAGGCCGGAGCCGAAGAGGTCGAACCGCACGCGCAGGGCTTCGAGGTCGTCACCGACGCCTCGGCGCTCGTCGAGGTCCGGAAGGCGCTGCAGGAGGCCGGGCTCGACTACGAGTCCGCCGACATCGAGTTCGTGCCGAACCTCAAGGTCGAGATCGACGCCGACACGGCGAAGAAGGTGTTCCGCCTCATCGACGCGCTGGAGGACAGCGACGACGTGCAGAACGTCTACAGCAACTTCGACCTCACCGCCGAGGTGCAGGCCGAGCTCGAGGCGGACTCGGAGTAG
- a CDS encoding type II toxin-antitoxin system PemK/MazF family toxin: MPDASRFLTALGRAIRSLARPGRREASTRTGRPSTSSADAATGPRTDAGGESPGRSGPTATVELEPSRIRAVRFSYAPERDGEPDPGEVVWTWVPYEERDGRGKDRPVVIVAAGERESFLAVQLTSRPQGRDAVELGTGAWDGQGRPSWAKIDRVFKVHADGMRREAATLDAARYRRLVEALAERYGWG; encoded by the coding sequence GTGCCTGACGCCAGCCGCTTCCTCACCGCCCTCGGGCGTGCCATCCGTTCGCTCGCGCGGCCCGGTCGGCGGGAGGCCTCCACCCGCACGGGGCGCCCATCCACTTCATCGGCGGATGCCGCGACCGGGCCGCGCACGGACGCCGGTGGGGAATCGCCGGGCCGATCGGGGCCGACCGCGACGGTCGAGCTCGAGCCTTCGCGGATCCGCGCCGTGCGCTTCTCGTACGCGCCCGAGCGAGACGGCGAGCCGGACCCGGGCGAGGTCGTCTGGACCTGGGTGCCCTACGAGGAGCGCGACGGGCGGGGCAAGGACCGCCCCGTCGTGATCGTCGCAGCGGGGGAGCGGGAGAGCTTCCTCGCCGTGCAGCTCACGAGCAGGCCGCAGGGCCGCGACGCGGTCGAGCTCGGCACCGGCGCATGGGACGGACAGGGCAGGCCGAGCTGGGCGAAGATCGACCGGGTCTTCAAGGTGCACGCCGACGGGATGCGTCGCGAGGCGGCGACCCTGGATGCCGCGCGGTACCGTCGGCTCGTCGAGGCCCTCGCCGAGCGCTACGGCTGGGGCTGA